A genomic stretch from Sceloporus undulatus isolate JIND9_A2432 ecotype Alabama chromosome 5, SceUnd_v1.1, whole genome shotgun sequence includes:
- the IL22 gene encoding LOW QUALITY PROTEIN: interleukin-22 (The sequence of the model RefSeq protein was modified relative to this genomic sequence to represent the inferred CDS: substituted 1 base at 1 genomic stop codon) produces MYMYICQSLWGNSPSFCLMKVLGCGXIYCLSFGAMNPLQNWMRCLSFWLFCFWCLSFLLFASPVPPKEADAVTKHSCTLNKSVFQIFYIKNCTDTLAEQAQLFDKDTDNRFIGEHLYVNIKERDRCYLMKRVTDIVVTNVLYELKSSPETHSKVQEVANFLAHLSVDLNGCKPLGEKKHIESNLKQMKDKLDQVIGREWKNKMVGELDLLFEYLKSNAQSYREPERQEQRRSTETTIVN; encoded by the exons atgtatatgtatatttgtcaGTCTTTATGGGGTAATTCTCCTTCGTTCTGTCTCATGAAGGTTCTAGGTTGTGGCTGAATTTATTGCCTTTCTTTTGGAGCCATGAATCCACTGCAAAACTGGATGAGGTGCCTCTCCTTTTGGCTTTTCTGTTTTTGGTGCTTgtcttttctcctctttgcaaGCCCTGTGCCACCAAAGGAAGCTGATGCTGTTACTAAACACTCCTGCACACTCAACAAAAGCGTCTTCCAGATATTCTACATCAAGAACTGTACCGACACCTTGGCTGAACAG GCCCAACTTTTTGATAAAGATACAGATAACAGATTCATTGGGGAACATCTGTATGTTAACATCAAG GAGAGGGATCGCTGCTACCTAATGAAGAGAGTAACAGATATTGTGGTGACCAATGTCCTCTATGAGCTAAAATCTTCTCCTGAAAcacattccaaagtccaggaagTGGCAAATTTCTTGGCTCATTTGTCTGTGGATCTGAATGGCTGT aAACCATTGGGAGAAAAAAAGCACATTGAAAGCAATCTGAAACAAATGAAAGACAAATTAGATCAGGTAA TTGGGAGAGAATGGAAGAACAAAATGGTTGGTGAGTTGGATTTACTGTTTGAGTACTTGAAGAGCAATGCTCAAAGCTACAGAGAACCAGAGAGACAGGAACAAAGAAGAAGTACAGAAACCACTATTGTGAACTGA